A genome region from Labilibaculum antarcticum includes the following:
- a CDS encoding ABC transporter ATP-binding protein, whose translation MIKIENLSKTFQTEEVETTALNNIKLEIKEGEFVAIMGPSGCGKSTLLNIMGMLDSPSEGKYYFDNQEVGSQKEKQRNKIRKGNVNFVFQSFNLIDELNVYRNVELPLNYLNIKSADKKARVLEILDRMKIGHRRNHYPQQLSGGQQQRVAIARAVAANPKLLLADEPTGNLDSKTGLEVMNLLSELNNDGTTIVMVTHSERDAEFAHRVIRLFDGEIAAESTAKKMPSINF comes from the coding sequence ATGATAAAAATAGAGAACTTAAGTAAAACCTTCCAGACAGAAGAGGTTGAAACAACAGCCCTAAACAATATTAAACTGGAAATTAAAGAAGGTGAATTCGTTGCCATTATGGGGCCTTCGGGTTGCGGTAAATCGACCTTGCTCAACATCATGGGAATGTTGGATAGTCCATCTGAAGGAAAGTATTATTTTGACAATCAGGAAGTCGGATCTCAAAAAGAAAAACAACGCAATAAAATCAGAAAAGGCAATGTCAATTTTGTGTTCCAGAGTTTTAACCTAATTGATGAACTAAATGTTTACCGAAATGTTGAACTGCCACTTAATTATTTAAATATTAAATCAGCAGATAAGAAAGCACGCGTTTTGGAAATACTAGATCGTATGAAAATTGGGCACCGAAGGAACCATTACCCACAGCAATTATCAGGTGGACAACAACAGCGTGTTGCCATAGCCCGCGCGGTAGCGGCCAACCCAAAACTGTTGCTTGCTGATGAACCAACTGGTAATCTGGATTCGAAAACAGGATTGGAAGTGATGAATTTATTGAGCGAATTAAATAATGACGGAACAACAATAGTGATGGTCACTCACTCGGAAAGAGATGCGGAATTTGCACACAGAGTAATTCGCCTTTTCGATGGTGAAATAGCAGCGGAAAGTACTGCAAAAAAAATGCCCAGCATTAATTTCTAA
- a CDS encoding sigma-54-dependent transcriptional regulator → MSIGRVLIVDDHKRVLTALQILLQDEFEEVQTLSNPNSLLSTLATNQYDIILLDMNFSAGVNTGNEGLFWLKKILDKDTDLAVVLMTAYGDVELAVKAIKVGASDFILKPWDNNKLVSTLKTALELRRSKQKIIQLENEKAGLAREMNQASTQMIGRSKPMLEMLRIVEKVASTDANILILGEHGTGKELIARELHQKSERCNGIFITVDMGAITESLFESELFGHVKGAFTDARESRIGRFEIASGGTLFLDEIGNLSMPMQAKLLGALQTHKIIRLGDNQVRDIDIRLICATNKNLVQMVVDGEFREDLLYRINTIQIDVPELRYRNGDVAVLAEYYLRKYAAKYNKENLRFAKNTIDKLMGYSWPGNVRELQHTIEKAVILTDNPELLAEEFLFKERRINEIKNEAVSFEEMEKQLIGSSMDRHKGNMSHIAKELGVTRPTLYHKIKKYDL, encoded by the coding sequence ATGTCAATAGGTAGGGTTTTAATAGTTGATGATCACAAAAGGGTGTTGACCGCTTTGCAGATTTTACTTCAAGATGAATTTGAAGAAGTGCAGACTTTGTCTAATCCCAATTCTTTACTTTCTACTTTAGCAACTAATCAATATGATATTATTCTTCTGGATATGAATTTTTCAGCAGGAGTGAATACGGGCAATGAAGGTTTGTTCTGGTTGAAAAAAATACTGGATAAAGATACTGATCTGGCTGTTGTTTTGATGACTGCATATGGTGATGTGGAGTTAGCCGTGAAGGCCATAAAAGTAGGAGCATCCGATTTTATTTTAAAGCCATGGGATAATAACAAATTGGTTAGTACCCTGAAAACGGCATTGGAACTGCGGCGATCGAAACAGAAAATTATTCAGTTGGAGAATGAAAAAGCAGGGTTGGCACGAGAGATGAATCAAGCATCAACACAAATGATTGGTCGATCAAAACCAATGCTGGAAATGCTGCGCATTGTTGAAAAGGTTGCAAGTACCGATGCCAATATTTTGATTCTTGGAGAACATGGAACTGGAAAGGAGTTAATTGCAAGAGAATTGCATCAGAAATCGGAAAGATGCAATGGCATTTTTATTACTGTTGATATGGGAGCAATTACCGAATCATTGTTCGAAAGTGAACTTTTTGGGCATGTGAAAGGTGCTTTTACCGATGCAAGGGAAAGTAGAATTGGTCGGTTCGAAATTGCTTCTGGAGGAACGCTGTTTTTAGACGAAATAGGCAATCTTTCCATGCCGATGCAAGCCAAGTTACTTGGTGCATTGCAAACACATAAGATCATTCGCTTAGGCGATAATCAGGTTCGTGATATAGATATCCGATTGATTTGTGCAACCAACAAAAATTTGGTGCAGATGGTTGTGGATGGTGAGTTTCGGGAAGACCTGCTATATCGAATCAACACCATTCAGATTGATGTGCCTGAGTTAAGGTATAGAAATGGGGATGTTGCAGTATTGGCGGAGTATTACCTGAGAAAATATGCAGCGAAGTACAACAAGGAAAATCTTCGGTTTGCTAAAAATACGATTGATAAACTAATGGGATATTCTTGGCCTGGAAATGTTCGGGAGCTGCAGCACACAATCGAAAAGGCAGTTATTTTAACTGATAATCCGGAATTGTTAGCTGAAGAGTTTCTTTTTAAAGAGAGACGCATCAATGAAATAAAAAATGAAGCTGTTTCATTCGAAGAGATGGAAAAGCAATTGATTGGCTCTTCAATGGACCGGCACAAAGGCAATATGAGTCATATTGCTAAGGAATTAGGTGTAACTCGTCCAACCTTATATCATAAAATTAAAAAGTATGATTTATAA
- a CDS encoding sensor histidine kinase, which yields MIYKKLLVQIIVRIIGIVLLSFLFGWLLWESNYPNLSIVVFILICWQVVKLIYFLNSTNRLLSQFFLSVKNEDSTLKIPKVFEGRSFNELRVSMQNVNQIIKDLRLKFQQKEIFSDAIIENAAVGILTITSSGKVECINRKGRELLGVHHLVNIKALLKSDSNLVFLFQQIKSGESRIVETQISQTKMHLLVNCSALILAEETYQLLSFTDIKNQLDAKELESWQSLINVLTHEIMNSVSPLTCLSENLEKSYKEINSGTLISEKLLTKTKTGLRVIKEQGEGLMHFVETYRELSRIPKPQIKDVAVKHLFEHVKSLFCLDENVNIHYQFIIEGEDLLIAIDEQLIVQVMVNLIKNAQFAIFEKGIIQIKAESNEDGFVIISIEDNGSGIKSEDMQSVFIPFFTTKENGSGIGLSIARSIMRLHNGNINLESFYGEGTRVLISFRERIQELSKEKMLV from the coding sequence ATGATTTATAAAAAATTGCTGGTTCAGATAATTGTCCGGATTATTGGGATTGTTCTTCTTTCATTTCTTTTTGGCTGGTTGCTTTGGGAAAGTAATTATCCGAATTTGTCAATTGTTGTATTTATTCTTATTTGTTGGCAGGTTGTTAAATTGATCTATTTTCTGAATTCTACGAACCGTTTGTTAAGTCAGTTTTTTTTATCCGTAAAGAATGAAGATTCTACCCTTAAAATACCCAAAGTATTTGAAGGAAGATCATTTAATGAACTTCGTGTTAGCATGCAGAATGTCAACCAAATAATAAAAGATTTACGTCTTAAATTCCAACAAAAGGAGATTTTTAGTGATGCAATAATTGAGAATGCTGCTGTTGGTATTTTAACCATTACTTCTTCGGGAAAGGTTGAATGCATCAATCGAAAAGGAAGAGAATTACTTGGTGTTCATCATTTGGTTAACATCAAAGCTCTATTAAAATCTGATTCAAATCTGGTTTTTTTATTTCAACAGATAAAGTCGGGCGAAAGCCGTATTGTTGAAACGCAAATTAGCCAGACTAAAATGCATTTGTTAGTTAATTGTAGTGCGTTAATTTTAGCCGAAGAAACGTATCAATTACTTTCTTTTACGGATATTAAGAATCAGCTGGACGCGAAAGAACTGGAGTCTTGGCAGAGTTTAATTAACGTTCTTACCCATGAAATAATGAATTCTGTTTCCCCTTTAACGTGCTTGTCTGAGAATCTGGAAAAAAGTTATAAAGAAATAAATTCAGGGACATTGATTTCGGAGAAATTACTCACAAAAACTAAAACTGGATTACGGGTAATTAAAGAGCAGGGTGAGGGTTTGATGCATTTTGTTGAAACGTACCGCGAATTATCCCGTATACCAAAACCACAAATAAAAGATGTCGCAGTAAAACATTTGTTTGAGCATGTGAAGTCCTTATTTTGTTTGGATGAGAATGTCAATATTCATTATCAGTTTATTATTGAGGGTGAGGATTTATTAATCGCTATCGATGAGCAACTTATTGTTCAAGTGATGGTGAATCTAATTAAGAATGCACAGTTTGCAATCTTTGAAAAGGGAATCATTCAAATTAAAGCTGAATCCAATGAGGATGGATTTGTAATAATTTCGATAGAGGATAACGGTTCAGGTATCAAATCCGAAGACATGCAGAGTGTTTTTATTCCATTTTTTACAACAAAAGAAAATGGTTCGGGTATTGGTTTATCTATCGCAAGATCCATTATGCGTTTGCACAATGGCAATATAAATCTGGAGTCTTTTTATGGCGAAGGTACAAGGGTGCTTATTTCATTTCGGGAACGAATCCAGGAATTATCTAAGGAGAAAATGCTTGTTTAA
- a CDS encoding sensor histidine kinase, with the protein MVEQKVLRSRILELLFKGESESAILNELVHQAQLIASDSICSILCVDEKGKRLLLGAAPDLPDFYNKVIHGTPIRHGVGSCGTAAFTGERVIVEDISTHPFWKNVKNLAKEADLGSCWSEPIKDPSGKVLGTFAIYHRTPNSPNPKDLELISELSDLTAIVLDRYKIIKRLEESENKYKVLANAGNEAIFILEGDKIVEVNKRAEIITGYSEMELSGMSIYNFLAKEYWITPYSDESRKFRHKIKAVGVNKNGLNVSVIVRIKNSTFKGKVVCLLSVRDVTNYINAKIELSKLSQSIIQSPVSVVITNVDGDIEYVNPKFNKLTGYSLEEVIGENPRLLSSGNNKAELYKSMWQEIKSGNVWRGEFQNKKKSGELFWEFATISPLKDDREQIINFIAVKEDITDRKRQEQIQRIILNISNAVFTQMTLVEFIQFIREELSSIMDTTNFFVALYDDETELFSLPFHDDEHDSFEKFPKGKTISGWVVDHETALLATAEKLDELEAKGEIDLVGEPSKIWLGMPLKGKEKVIGVLVIQSYIDENVVTEEDKNMLELVSQQISISIEQKRTEQELHKALRDATESDRLKSVFLATMSHELRTPLNAVIGFSELINNEIDLETAVEYSKMVNQSGQNLLNIVEDLFDISLIQSGAVKIKQENYSLLNLFYEISAVINVEQKVLNKEHIELKINFPSDYNDFFIKTDPHRFKQVYLNLLKNALKFTDRGSIEYGFTKSDLKSGIVLQFYVKDTGIGIPEEVQESIFGLFRQANEKLSRKYNGVGIGLSISKSLTELLGGKIWFDSIPEEGSTFYFTHPIK; encoded by the coding sequence ATGGTTGAGCAAAAGGTATTACGTTCGAGAATATTAGAGTTGTTGTTTAAAGGTGAATCTGAGTCTGCAATTCTTAATGAATTGGTGCATCAGGCTCAATTGATTGCATCTGACTCTATTTGTTCAATATTGTGTGTTGATGAGAAAGGAAAGCGTTTATTGTTGGGAGCGGCACCTGATTTACCCGATTTTTACAATAAAGTAATACATGGTACTCCTATAAGACATGGAGTCGGATCATGTGGAACCGCAGCTTTTACTGGTGAAAGAGTTATTGTTGAAGACATTTCCACTCATCCTTTTTGGAAGAATGTTAAAAATCTTGCGAAAGAAGCAGATTTAGGATCATGTTGGTCTGAACCCATAAAGGATCCTTCGGGTAAGGTTTTAGGGACTTTTGCCATTTATCATCGTACGCCAAATTCGCCAAATCCAAAAGATCTGGAATTGATCTCAGAACTATCAGACCTTACTGCAATTGTTCTAGATCGCTATAAAATCATTAAACGACTGGAGGAAAGCGAAAATAAATATAAGGTTTTGGCTAATGCAGGTAATGAAGCAATTTTTATTCTTGAAGGCGATAAAATAGTTGAAGTAAACAAGCGAGCAGAAATAATAACGGGTTATTCTGAAATGGAATTATCTGGTATGTCAATTTATAATTTTCTTGCTAAAGAATATTGGATTACTCCTTACTCTGATGAATCCAGAAAATTTCGACATAAAATTAAGGCTGTCGGTGTTAATAAAAATGGCCTAAACGTAAGTGTTATTGTTCGTATTAAAAATTCCACTTTCAAAGGTAAAGTGGTTTGTTTACTTTCCGTAAGAGATGTTACCAATTACATAAATGCCAAAATAGAATTAAGTAAATTATCTCAATCAATCATTCAAAGTCCGGTATCTGTTGTAATAACAAATGTAGATGGAGATATTGAGTATGTGAACCCGAAATTTAATAAACTAACCGGTTATTCTTTGGAAGAAGTAATTGGAGAAAATCCCCGACTTTTAAGCTCTGGAAATAATAAAGCTGAATTGTATAAATCCATGTGGCAGGAGATTAAGTCGGGTAATGTGTGGAGAGGAGAATTTCAGAATAAGAAAAAAAGCGGAGAGCTATTTTGGGAATTTGCAACAATATCACCTTTAAAGGATGACCGAGAGCAAATTATTAATTTTATTGCTGTTAAAGAAGATATTACAGATCGGAAGAGGCAAGAACAAATTCAACGAATTATATTGAATATTTCGAATGCTGTATTTACTCAAATGACCTTAGTAGAGTTTATTCAATTTATCAGAGAAGAATTATCTTCTATTATGGACACAACGAATTTCTTTGTTGCATTATATGATGACGAAACGGAGTTGTTTAGCCTGCCTTTTCATGACGACGAACATGATTCATTTGAAAAATTCCCTAAAGGCAAGACTATTTCGGGCTGGGTTGTTGATCATGAAACGGCACTTTTAGCGACAGCAGAAAAATTGGATGAGTTGGAGGCTAAAGGAGAAATTGATCTTGTAGGTGAACCATCAAAGATTTGGCTTGGTATGCCTCTTAAGGGAAAAGAAAAAGTGATTGGTGTGTTGGTCATTCAAAGTTACATTGACGAGAATGTGGTTACCGAAGAGGATAAGAATATGCTTGAGTTGGTCTCTCAGCAGATTAGTATTTCTATTGAGCAAAAAAGAACTGAACAGGAATTGCATAAAGCTTTGCGTGACGCTACGGAATCTGATCGTTTAAAGTCTGTATTTTTAGCTACGATGTCACATGAATTGCGCACACCTTTAAATGCAGTAATTGGGTTTTCCGAATTAATCAATAATGAAATAGATCTTGAAACAGCAGTTGAATATAGTAAAATGGTTAATCAGAGCGGTCAGAATCTATTAAACATTGTAGAGGATTTGTTCGATATTAGTCTAATACAATCGGGTGCTGTTAAAATTAAACAGGAAAATTATAGCTTGCTTAATTTATTTTATGAGATAAGCGCAGTGATTAATGTAGAACAGAAAGTGCTTAATAAAGAGCATATTGAATTAAAGATAAATTTTCCTTCGGACTATAATGATTTTTTTATAAAAACTGATCCTCATCGTTTTAAGCAGGTATATTTGAATTTACTGAAAAATGCGTTAAAGTTTACCGATCGGGGAAGTATTGAATATGGGTTTACAAAAAGTGATTTGAAATCGGGTATCGTTCTTCAGTTTTATGTGAAAGATACAGGAATAGGAATACCTGAAGAAGTACAAGAAAGTATTTTTGGTCTGTTTAGACAGGCCAATGAAAAGCTTTCACGGAAATATAATGGAGTCGGAATCGGTTTATCTATATCGAAGAGCTTAACTGAATTATTGGGAGGGAAAATTTGGTTTGATTCAATACCTGAAGAAGGATCAACTTTTTATTTTACACATCCTATTAAATAA